One window of Paludibacter propionicigenes WB4 genomic DNA carries:
- a CDS encoding DHA2 family efflux MFS transporter permease subunit: protein MRKISNTHRLRRKLRSNSSIYHPKSPTYKWFVLANIMVGTFMVVLDSTIVNVSLPKIMSSFGVGLSTIQWVITAYMLSMAAMLPTSGWLADKFGYKRVYFWGLFLFTLGSLLCGLSNDESTLIISRVIQGIGAGTVQPLGMAIITREFPLKQRGVALGFWAIAAAASVSFGPLIGGYLVDNFSWQLIFDVNVPVGILALLFTILIQREFVSKNARKFDYIGFISVIIFLPVLLYALSEGNAQTNSAGWTAPYILACFAISGIAFTVFLTRELTTKYPLLDLRLLKDRNFAMSNLLMFVFSIGMFGSTFLLPLFLQNSLGYTALQSGAVFLPVGIIQGLFSPISGWFSDKVNPKVPIIAGVGLLVVSFFLNSELSLFTEHDYIMTSLYLRGLGMGLIFTPLSTLSLLTIPREKMAQASGIMNTIRQIGGSLGVALLSTILTARVNFHAQMYGGSVLSGSESFKTITKNMAYYIQQHGGGSFSTALKQGQSLLMSNVSSQAYIQGINDDFLIAAFISILGFIPILLLKSKKKGSAPIESEHVAMME, encoded by the coding sequence ATGCGTAAAATATCAAATACACATAGACTACGCCGTAAACTCAGAAGCAATAGCTCTATATATCACCCGAAAAGCCCTACATACAAGTGGTTTGTATTAGCCAACATCATGGTGGGGACATTTATGGTGGTATTAGACAGCACCATTGTGAATGTAAGCTTACCTAAAATCATGTCATCATTCGGAGTAGGGTTATCGACCATACAATGGGTGATCACAGCTTACATGCTTTCAATGGCAGCAATGCTTCCGACTTCAGGATGGCTGGCCGACAAATTCGGGTACAAAAGAGTTTATTTTTGGGGATTATTTCTCTTTACTTTAGGTTCTTTGCTCTGCGGTTTGTCTAATGACGAAAGTACACTGATAATTTCACGCGTTATTCAGGGAATTGGTGCAGGAACTGTTCAACCACTTGGTATGGCCATTATTACCCGCGAATTTCCGCTTAAACAACGTGGTGTGGCGCTCGGGTTCTGGGCAATTGCCGCGGCAGCATCCGTTTCTTTCGGACCGCTTATCGGAGGTTATCTGGTAGATAATTTCTCGTGGCAATTAATCTTTGACGTAAATGTTCCTGTAGGAATTCTGGCTCTTCTGTTTACCATACTTATACAGCGTGAATTTGTAAGCAAGAATGCCCGTAAGTTCGATTATATAGGTTTTATATCCGTCATCATTTTCTTGCCTGTATTACTTTATGCACTGTCAGAGGGAAATGCACAAACAAATTCAGCAGGTTGGACCGCTCCTTACATTCTGGCCTGTTTTGCAATTTCAGGAATAGCATTTACAGTATTCTTAACCCGCGAACTTACAACAAAGTACCCGTTGCTTGATTTGCGTCTGTTGAAAGACCGCAACTTTGCTATGAGTAATTTGCTGATGTTTGTATTTAGTATCGGAATGTTCGGTAGCACATTTTTACTGCCGCTTTTCTTACAAAATTCGCTGGGATATACGGCCTTGCAGTCGGGAGCCGTTTTTCTACCGGTAGGTATAATTCAGGGACTCTTCTCCCCTATTTCAGGTTGGTTCTCAGATAAAGTAAATCCCAAAGTGCCAATCATTGCCGGAGTAGGTCTATTGGTTGTAAGTTTCTTCCTTAATTCAGAATTGTCGTTGTTCACCGAACATGATTACATCATGACATCACTGTATCTTAGAGGATTAGGCATGGGGCTGATTTTTACACCATTGAGCACTTTGTCTTTGCTTACTATTCCACGTGAGAAAATGGCGCAGGCTTCGGGAATTATGAATACCATTCGTCAAATCGGAGGTAGTCTTGGTGTGGCGCTGTTATCTACAATTTTGACTGCCCGTGTAAACTTTCATGCCCAAATGTATGGAGGCTCGGTGCTGTCTGGTTCAGAATCGTTTAAGACCATTACAAAGAACATGGCTTATTACATTCAGCAACATGGCGGAGGCTCATTTAGCACTGCGCTAAAACAAGGTCAGAGCCTATTAATGTCGAACGTAAGTTCGCAAGCCTACATACAGGGCATTAACGACGACTTTCTGATTGCGGCGTTTATCTCCATACTTGGTTTCATTCCTATCTTATTGCTCAAATCCAAAAAGAAAGGTTCAGCACCTATAGAAAGTGAACATGTAGCAATGATGGAATAG